The following coding sequences lie in one Thalassoglobus polymorphus genomic window:
- a CDS encoding phage tail tape measure protein: protein MAKNIEAGGAFVRIFTKDGGLDKGLTRAENRLRMFSQVSTRTGQKLIRTVAPIAVGLSVALKVGADFEDQMSKVKAVTSGTIAEFEALNAKAKELGRTTSFSASQVASAMVELGRAGFDRSQIDTAIAGVLALSRATDTEIPEAASIAGAALRQFNLEAQDSDRVVDVLAATANGSAQSLTDLGEALKPVGPIAAESGESIEEVLAAIALLANNGIKGSLAGNALARAYKNLSSSLTQNKLAKLGVDALDAHRNMRPLASVINDIAKATENLGSGDRLNAFEEVFGRGQAAALKLAGGGAVFDEFLTKLQDLDGQVFKTAEEMDNNLGGSFRRLSSSAEGTLIALKDATEVGSREWIDATSEMLGVTTEFISENEELIMEIVQLAAVVGAAGAALVTLGLAANVTASAVGGVRVAVLALSKAMTILSKANPQMIALGVAIAAIGAAILVARGHQAALNKEIEKSVALEEKLAGIKASANQKFVQKTQGMDKDKALDELRAEKERLEKDKSAQAKHLRNATTFASDEELKAHRKSIPSQDQRAAAESEKKIREDRLQSTVDALAAIDEEIARREAQADEVEPEAPDEEPSGKAKRPGFQFQIPGAAKGLQSAFSPMLGDLARGAKEAHNQAVRSTVQNAGISGLKKISPAFGVLSTIGGHLSKFRGHEVEEQLDETPEIVDETVKRVASNQSLELGTGEAQRIIAQALSPRASNEEKTLKVQEDIKVNSQISADLLARVADYLEANDMVIVNKKA from the coding sequence ATGGCTAAAAACATCGAAGCGGGCGGGGCGTTTGTCCGCATTTTCACCAAAGATGGCGGACTCGACAAGGGTTTGACCAGGGCGGAAAACCGCTTGCGTATGTTCTCGCAAGTGTCGACCCGGACCGGCCAAAAACTCATTCGGACCGTTGCACCTATTGCCGTTGGTCTCTCGGTTGCTCTCAAAGTCGGGGCCGACTTTGAAGACCAGATGAGCAAAGTGAAGGCCGTCACGAGCGGGACGATTGCCGAGTTTGAAGCACTGAACGCAAAGGCTAAAGAGCTTGGCAGGACAACCAGCTTTTCAGCGTCTCAGGTGGCGTCTGCAATGGTCGAACTCGGCCGGGCCGGCTTTGACCGGTCTCAGATCGACACGGCCATTGCGGGCGTCTTGGCGTTGTCCAGGGCAACAGACACGGAGATCCCGGAAGCGGCTTCCATTGCCGGGGCGGCACTTCGTCAATTTAACCTGGAGGCGCAAGATTCCGACCGAGTCGTGGACGTCTTGGCGGCAACCGCTAACGGCTCGGCTCAATCACTGACAGACTTAGGGGAGGCATTAAAGCCGGTCGGGCCGATTGCTGCGGAATCCGGCGAATCCATTGAGGAAGTCTTAGCGGCAATAGCATTGCTGGCAAACAACGGCATCAAGGGCAGTCTTGCCGGTAACGCACTGGCAAGAGCTTACAAGAATCTTTCGTCAAGCTTGACGCAAAATAAGCTTGCAAAGCTTGGCGTGGATGCCCTGGACGCACACCGCAACATGCGGCCACTCGCGAGTGTTATCAACGACATTGCAAAAGCCACGGAGAATCTCGGAAGTGGCGACCGGCTCAACGCTTTTGAGGAGGTTTTCGGACGCGGACAGGCGGCGGCCCTGAAGCTTGCCGGCGGCGGGGCTGTCTTTGACGAGTTCTTGACGAAGCTGCAAGACCTTGACGGGCAGGTTTTCAAGACGGCCGAAGAAATGGACAACAATTTAGGCGGCTCATTTCGCCGGCTCAGTTCATCGGCAGAGGGGACGCTTATCGCGTTGAAAGACGCTACGGAAGTTGGCTCGCGAGAATGGATTGACGCCACGTCTGAAATGCTAGGCGTGACAACCGAATTCATTTCAGAGAATGAAGAGCTCATTATGGAAATCGTCCAGCTAGCGGCCGTTGTCGGAGCGGCCGGGGCGGCTTTGGTTACGTTGGGCTTGGCTGCGAACGTAACGGCCAGCGCAGTCGGAGGCGTCCGGGTTGCGGTTTTGGCACTGTCTAAGGCAATGACAATTCTGTCAAAAGCCAATCCTCAAATGATTGCACTAGGGGTAGCCATTGCGGCCATCGGGGCGGCTATCCTGGTTGCTCGGGGCCATCAAGCGGCGTTGAATAAGGAGATCGAAAAGAGCGTTGCGCTTGAGGAGAAACTGGCGGGAATCAAGGCGTCTGCAAATCAAAAATTCGTCCAGAAAACCCAGGGGATGGACAAGGATAAGGCGCTGGATGAGCTAAGGGCCGAAAAGGAGAGGCTTGAGAAAGACAAGTCGGCACAGGCGAAGCACTTGCGAAATGCCACAACATTCGCATCGGACGAAGAGTTAAAGGCTCACAGGAAGTCAATACCGTCTCAGGATCAGAGGGCGGCGGCGGAGTCAGAGAAGAAAATTCGAGAGGACCGGTTGCAATCCACAGTTGACGCACTGGCGGCCATTGACGAAGAGATTGCAAGGAGGGAGGCACAAGCGGACGAAGTTGAGCCGGAAGCCCCGGACGAAGAACCGTCAGGGAAAGCGAAAAGGCCCGGCTTTCAATTCCAGATCCCAGGAGCGGCTAAGGGCTTGCAAAGTGCTTTTTCTCCAATGCTCGGAGATCTCGCGAGAGGGGCGAAAGAGGCACACAATCAGGCCGTCAGGTCCACGGTTCAGAATGCCGGGATTTCCGGACTAAAAAAGATTTCGCCGGCTTTCGGCGTTCTCTCAACTATCGGCGGCCACTTGTCGAAATTCCGGGGCCATGAGGTTGAAGAACAGCTAGACGAGACGCCGGAAATCGTTGACGAGACAGTCAAGCGGGTTGCGTCGAATCAGTCTCTTGAGCTTGGGACCGGAGAGGCGCAAAGGATTATCGCGCAAGCGTTGTCGCCACGGGCAAGCAACGAGGAGAAAACGCTCAAAGTCCAGGAAGATATCAAAGTGAATTCTCAGATTTCGGCCGATCTCTTAGCACGCGTTGCCGATTATCTGGAAGCAAACGACATGGTTATAGTTAATAAGAAGGCGTAA
- a CDS encoding tyrosine-type recombinase/integrase, producing MAARWEAELFEGVYRPANKTTWKELRASYFSLHLSTLSKATAAKARATCNSFEQSQRPGFLSSITGRDVLEWQAFLRSQGRTENTVKSHSRHLKAFFRWAVSSGFVSEMPDVPMPKRATAQKMKGRPITEEEKDRYRHAAAEIVGEARAASWQHLIDGLWFSGLRLGEACRLTWHESPFCVDLLNYERPMFSIEAEAEKGFRNRLLPMSPEFSEFLGDPKPAGYVFNPAGKKGQRPAFDWIGKQLVKIGRASEVETQPGQFVKPHDLRRSFGFRWSRHVMPAVLKEIMRHDSIETTLSYYVGANAEDTARTMWRVHESAK from the coding sequence ATGGCGGCCCGGTGGGAGGCCGAGCTCTTTGAAGGCGTTTACAGGCCGGCGAATAAGACGACATGGAAAGAGCTTCGGGCGTCCTATTTTTCGTTGCATCTGTCAACGCTTTCAAAGGCAACGGCAGCGAAAGCACGGGCAACGTGCAACAGCTTTGAGCAGTCGCAACGGCCCGGCTTTCTATCTTCCATCACCGGCCGGGATGTTCTGGAATGGCAAGCGTTTCTGAGATCTCAGGGCCGGACCGAAAACACAGTCAAGAGCCATTCCAGGCACTTGAAAGCGTTCTTTCGTTGGGCCGTTTCGTCCGGCTTTGTTTCGGAAATGCCAGATGTGCCAATGCCTAAGCGGGCCACGGCCCAAAAGATGAAGGGCCGTCCGATCACTGAAGAAGAGAAAGACCGATACAGACACGCGGCGGCCGAGATTGTCGGCGAAGCAAGGGCGGCAAGCTGGCAGCACTTGATTGATGGCCTATGGTTTTCCGGTCTAAGGCTCGGGGAAGCTTGCCGGCTCACGTGGCACGAAAGCCCGTTTTGCGTCGATCTTCTCAACTATGAGCGGCCTATGTTCAGCATCGAGGCCGAAGCGGAAAAGGGCTTTCGCAATCGACTCTTGCCGATGTCGCCAGAGTTTTCGGAATTCTTAGGGGATCCCAAACCGGCCGGCTATGTCTTCAATCCGGCCGGCAAGAAAGGCCAACGGCCGGCGTTTGATTGGATTGGGAAGCAACTCGTCAAGATCGGGAGGGCGTCCGAAGTCGAGACGCAGCCGGGGCAGTTCGTCAAGCCCCATGATTTGCGGCGTTCGTTCGGCTTCCGTTGGTCTCGACATGTAATGCCGGCCGTTCTCAAGGAAATCATGCGTCACGACAGCATTGAAACGACGTTGAGTTATTACGTTGGGGCCAATGCCGAAGATACGGCCCGGACGATGTGGCGTGTGCACGAATCGGCCAAATAG
- a CDS encoding DEAD/DEAH box helicase family protein has translation MSIATVILGESGSGKTSSLRTLDPNQTLIIQPVKKPLPFRSAGWESSVRPTDDPAEIQKIIPEAYRAGKRVFVIDDFQYTMANAFMRRSGEKSFDKFTEIGRSAWDVMQAANNGPNDARVYFLWHTETTADGRTKAKTIGKMLDEKITVEGLFSIVLRCHCLDGQHFFTTTTDGSDPVKSPFDMFASPSIPNDLGHVDAAICEYYGIR, from the coding sequence ATGAGCATTGCAACCGTTATTTTAGGCGAGTCTGGCAGCGGAAAAACTTCCAGCCTACGCACGCTTGACCCGAACCAAACCTTGATTATCCAGCCGGTGAAAAAGCCGTTGCCGTTTCGCTCGGCAGGCTGGGAATCGTCCGTACGGCCTACAGATGATCCGGCCGAAATTCAAAAGATTATCCCGGAAGCGTACAGAGCCGGGAAGCGGGTTTTCGTCATTGACGATTTTCAGTACACAATGGCGAACGCTTTCATGCGTCGGAGCGGTGAAAAGTCTTTCGATAAATTCACTGAAATCGGCCGGTCAGCTTGGGACGTTATGCAAGCGGCCAACAATGGGCCGAACGATGCGCGCGTCTACTTTCTTTGGCACACCGAGACAACAGCGGACGGCCGGACGAAGGCCAAGACCATTGGCAAGATGCTCGACGAAAAGATTACCGTTGAGGGCTTGTTCTCAATCGTCTTGCGTTGCCATTGCCTGGACGGACAGCACTTCTTCACAACCACTACAGACGGTTCAGACCCGGTCAAATCTCCGTTTGATATGTTTGCTTCGCCGAGCATTCCTAACGATCTCGGCCACGTAGACGCGGCCATTTGCGAGTATTACGGGATCCGTTAA
- a CDS encoding DUF669 domain-containing protein produces MAAIDWNHDDYQESRGGGQLYPAGDYLVKIVKEEKRETKTKNGDLLALELSIGDGEHRGGVLFWSLNLWHNSTRTRDIARGELKGICNAINKPTLRDTSELCEIPFILTLGLKGTGDDMRQTFQRCQPRNNRPQPPPQQPVQQPSQQYTQQPPQQPVQQPAGPQSQPEPGPGAPVW; encoded by the coding sequence ATGGCAGCTATTGACTGGAATCACGACGACTATCAGGAATCACGCGGCGGGGGACAACTTTACCCGGCCGGTGACTATCTTGTGAAGATCGTCAAAGAAGAGAAGCGGGAAACCAAGACGAAGAACGGCGATCTCTTGGCGTTGGAATTGTCTATCGGGGACGGAGAACACCGGGGCGGCGTTCTGTTCTGGTCTCTCAATCTCTGGCACAACTCAACTCGGACTCGCGATATTGCACGGGGAGAATTGAAAGGCATTTGCAACGCCATTAACAAGCCAACGTTGCGGGACACTTCCGAGCTTTGCGAGATCCCGTTTATTCTCACGTTGGGGCTGAAAGGAACCGGGGACGACATGCGGCAAACGTTCCAGCGATGCCAGCCACGGAACAACCGGCCGCAACCACCACCACAGCAGCCGGTTCAACAGCCGTCCCAACAGTACACGCAGCAGCCACCACAGCAGCCGGTTCAACAGCCGGCCGGGCCGCAATCACAGCCGGAACCGGGGCCGGGTGCTCCAGTCTGGTAA
- a CDS encoding DEAD/DEAH box helicase codes for MQARPYQADSIRFGYEALRRDPQARPLQVIPTGGGKTIILSTIARDVTTHWGGRCLILSHVKELVGQSAAEILEVDSTLDVGVYSAGLKRRETENAIITAGIQSVYKRAAELGPFNMVIVDEAHLIPPDGEGMYRTFLQDAAMVNPKFRLMGLTATPYRLSSGLIYGEGEIFTEIAYEVGVRELIADGYLSPLVSKRVTEFDDSGIRVTRGDYNASDMESSMLQTVSEAVRETIGRTKDRNSVLIFSAGVSHAVEICNFLQSAGETVALITGDTDPAERDETIVKFKAGEIKYLVNVNVLTTGFNAPNVDAVVLLRSTLSPGLYYQMVGRGFRLFPGKRNCLILDFGGNVMRHGPVDQVNIGHGKKRKGEAGEAPSKVCPQCQSENAAGRALCVDCGFAFPIQEKPKHEAEADDVAPLSGEITEDVFEVHDTEFYLHTKMGADETAPKTMRVDYMVSSGNSISEWICIEHDGFAGDKARKWWAERSRLPMPHTAADAVNIARLGGLSVTREITRRKVSGERFSSLVDYVLDERPEVGEAGADPLEEFEENRGLKQLALIDPDDVPF; via the coding sequence ATGCAGGCAAGGCCATATCAAGCCGATTCGATCCGGTTCGGATACGAGGCACTTCGAAGGGATCCACAGGCCCGGCCGTTGCAGGTCATTCCGACAGGCGGCGGGAAAACAATCATCTTGTCGACGATTGCACGGGATGTCACAACGCATTGGGGCGGCCGATGCTTGATTTTATCGCACGTCAAAGAGCTAGTGGGTCAATCAGCGGCCGAGATTCTTGAAGTTGATAGCACGCTAGACGTGGGCGTTTATTCGGCCGGTCTCAAGCGGCGTGAGACAGAAAACGCAATTATCACGGCCGGGATCCAGTCCGTTTATAAACGGGCGGCCGAGCTAGGGCCGTTTAACATGGTTATCGTCGATGAGGCCCACTTAATTCCGCCAGACGGAGAAGGAATGTATCGGACATTTCTGCAAGATGCAGCAATGGTTAACCCCAAATTCCGGCTGATGGGGTTAACGGCAACTCCTTACCGGTTATCGTCCGGATTGATCTACGGAGAAGGCGAGATTTTCACGGAAATTGCCTACGAAGTCGGCGTTAGGGAACTCATTGCCGATGGGTATCTATCCCCGCTGGTCTCAAAGCGGGTGACAGAATTCGACGATAGCGGCATTCGGGTAACCAGGGGAGACTACAACGCTTCGGATATGGAATCTTCCATGCTGCAAACGGTCTCTGAAGCCGTTCGCGAAACAATCGGCCGGACGAAAGACCGCAATAGTGTCTTGATCTTCTCGGCGGGCGTGTCTCATGCGGTGGAGATTTGCAATTTCCTACAGTCGGCCGGCGAAACGGTCGCGTTGATCACAGGCGATACCGATCCGGCCGAGCGTGACGAAACTATCGTTAAGTTCAAGGCCGGAGAGATCAAATATCTTGTCAACGTCAACGTTTTAACAACGGGATTCAACGCACCGAATGTTGACGCGGTCGTTCTGTTGCGTTCAACGCTTTCGCCGGGGCTTTATTATCAAATGGTTGGCCGGGGCTTCCGGCTGTTTCCGGGGAAAAGGAATTGCCTGATTTTAGATTTCGGCGGGAATGTCATGCGTCACGGGCCGGTTGATCAAGTCAACATTGGACACGGCAAGAAACGAAAAGGGGAAGCCGGCGAAGCACCTAGCAAGGTGTGCCCGCAATGCCAGTCTGAGAACGCAGCCGGCCGGGCATTGTGCGTCGATTGTGGCTTTGCGTTTCCGATCCAGGAGAAGCCGAAGCACGAAGCGGAAGCGGACGACGTTGCCCCGTTGTCCGGGGAGATCACAGAGGACGTTTTTGAGGTCCACGACACGGAGTTTTATCTACATACCAAGATGGGGGCCGATGAAACGGCACCAAAAACAATGCGTGTTGACTACATGGTTTCATCGGGCAATAGCATCAGTGAATGGATTTGCATTGAGCATGATGGTTTTGCGGGGGATAAGGCCCGTAAATGGTGGGCCGAGCGTTCACGCTTGCCGATGCCACACACGGCAGCCGATGCGGTGAACATTGCCCGGCTCGGCGGCTTGTCAGTCACTCGCGAGATCACACGGCGGAAAGTGTCCGGGGAGCGGTTCTCATCTCTGGTTGATTATGTCCTGGATGAACGGCCGGAAGTCGGCGAAGCCGGGGCCGATCCGCTTGAAGAGTTTGAGGAAAATCGAGGACTCAAACAGCTTGCGTTGATTGATCCCGATGACGTTCCATTCTAA
- a CDS encoding DNA cytosine methyltransferase: MFAGAGGGLLASKLLGWNTVAACEIEKSRRRILLQRQRDGILDRFPIWDDVRTFDGRPWRGLVDIITGGFPCQDVSIAGTGKGLAGSRSSLWFEYERIIEEVRPSFIFAENSPNLRTRGLTRIVKGLDRLGYDCRWGVLGGWHFGASHKRNRMWVLAYDHSSGRQKQWRSKPDEEEYKAFECGCGWPREPVLERVAYRVANRVDRLEAVGDGQIPIVAATAFKLLSEGLL; the protein is encoded by the coding sequence TTGTTCGCAGGAGCTGGCGGCGGATTACTCGCCTCAAAGTTACTGGGATGGAATACGGTTGCGGCGTGCGAAATTGAGAAATCCAGGCGGCGGATCCTATTGCAGCGACAGAGAGACGGAATCCTTGACCGGTTCCCGATATGGGACGACGTCCGCACTTTTGACGGCCGACCCTGGAGAGGACTTGTCGACATTATCACCGGAGGATTCCCGTGCCAGGACGTCAGTATTGCGGGTACAGGAAAAGGGCTTGCCGGCTCACGTTCGTCGCTATGGTTCGAATATGAGCGAATCATTGAAGAAGTTAGACCTAGTTTTATCTTCGCGGAAAACTCGCCAAACCTGCGAACTAGAGGACTTACCAGAATCGTCAAGGGACTTGACCGCCTGGGGTATGACTGCCGGTGGGGTGTTTTGGGAGGTTGGCACTTCGGCGCGAGTCACAAAAGGAACCGAATGTGGGTACTTGCCTACGATCACAGTTCAGGACGCCAGAAACAATGGAGGTCCAAGCCAGATGAGGAGGAATACAAAGCCTTTGAATGCGGTTGTGGGTGGCCCCGTGAACCCGTACTGGAGCGAGTGGCTTATAGGGTGGCCAATAGGGTGGACAGACTTGAGGCCGTTGGGGATGGACAAATTCCAATCGTGGCGGCAACAGCATTTAAGTTGCTTTCTGAGGGATTACTCTAA
- a CDS encoding bifunctional DNA primase/polymerase: protein MQCLDYAKELHEAGISVFPVGSNKVPRGPWKRFIKTRPTAEEVQGSFSQPVGIGRVCGAISGNLEAIDFDIDDEAETDLTTDDALRAWAAIVDELRPGLRSNLCLIRTPRPGYHVNYRCESPVEGNQKLAYVPSRSQAGKWKAILETRGEGGYCLSPGSADFSHPLGASNYQHIAGPKLSELQTITADERAVLLQAARQFNCKPELVSHERPAGNSVDRSEGIRPGDDFEQRTTWAEILEPAGFTFVGSEGDTGRWRRPGTKSLLSATTNAGGSGLFYPFSPNCGMEPNRGYNKFSVYAWLNHGGDMSAAANELTRQGYGKRADLSHVNIDEALRTAEKRNEEKSQSTEFPSHLLHVPGMISGLIDYTIRTAFIPQPVLSLAASISLMGALIGRKVTDDFGSRANVYTVGLCRSGGGKEHSRKVNKAALVAGQADPIIGPEEFVSGPGIINAIGEPDEPALLFQNDEIGRFLKSIGNGQKNPHLYQVVTVLMKLFTSSDSVFLGAAYADSKKNIKIDCPNACLYGTTVPGSFFDSLEKESLTDGFVSRLLIFEGDDNAEINTRPVREEFPAELAADVKRWFEFKPGGNLSDITAQPRVVQTTPDAGKMLMDFTVRSLSQRDDDIEQALWSRAGEKARKLALIHACSESFDDPLIDTHAAEWAIELVTYLTQRLLSMAVDYVSENEHERSWKKLERVIQDRGSIRSSELHAKTRFLKASERWGMLKELESRGVIAISDEGSSGGRRASMITWTGD from the coding sequence ATGCAATGCCTAGACTACGCGAAAGAGTTACACGAAGCGGGAATTTCTGTTTTCCCGGTCGGATCCAATAAGGTTCCACGGGGGCCATGGAAGCGGTTTATTAAGACCCGGCCAACAGCGGAAGAGGTCCAGGGCAGTTTTTCGCAGCCGGTCGGGATTGGCCGGGTATGCGGGGCGATCTCTGGCAACTTAGAGGCGATTGATTTCGACATTGACGATGAGGCCGAAACGGACTTAACCACAGACGATGCGTTGAGGGCGTGGGCGGCAATTGTGGACGAATTGCGGCCGGGATTGCGAAGCAATCTCTGTCTAATCCGGACGCCACGACCCGGCTATCACGTTAACTATCGCTGCGAAAGCCCCGTAGAGGGCAACCAAAAGCTAGCATATGTGCCGAGCCGATCACAGGCCGGCAAGTGGAAGGCAATTTTAGAGACACGCGGGGAGGGCGGTTACTGTCTATCACCTGGATCGGCAGATTTTTCGCATCCGTTGGGGGCGTCGAACTATCAACACATCGCCGGGCCGAAGTTGTCGGAGTTGCAGACGATCACGGCCGATGAGAGGGCCGTTCTATTGCAGGCGGCCCGGCAGTTCAACTGCAAGCCAGAGCTTGTTTCACATGAGCGTCCGGCCGGGAATTCCGTCGACCGGTCTGAAGGGATCCGGCCGGGCGATGATTTCGAGCAACGTACGACATGGGCGGAAATCTTAGAGCCGGCCGGCTTCACGTTCGTTGGTTCCGAGGGCGACACCGGACGTTGGCGACGTCCAGGAACAAAGAGTTTACTGTCTGCGACCACAAACGCGGGCGGCTCGGGCTTGTTCTATCCGTTCTCGCCGAATTGTGGAATGGAACCGAACCGGGGTTATAACAAGTTCTCCGTTTACGCTTGGCTGAATCACGGCGGCGATATGTCAGCGGCGGCCAATGAGTTGACGCGTCAAGGCTACGGAAAGCGGGCCGATCTAAGCCACGTGAACATTGACGAGGCGTTAAGAACGGCCGAGAAGCGGAACGAAGAAAAAAGCCAGTCAACCGAATTTCCGAGCCACTTATTACACGTTCCGGGGATGATTTCCGGCTTAATCGATTACACGATTCGCACGGCGTTTATTCCACAGCCGGTTTTGAGCTTGGCGGCTTCAATCTCTTTGATGGGGGCGTTAATTGGCCGGAAGGTGACAGACGATTTCGGAAGCCGGGCGAATGTTTACACGGTCGGGCTTTGCCGATCAGGTGGCGGCAAGGAACACAGCCGGAAAGTGAACAAGGCGGCATTAGTTGCAGGCCAAGCCGATCCGATTATTGGCCCGGAAGAATTCGTTTCGGGGCCGGGAATTATCAACGCCATTGGCGAGCCAGATGAGCCGGCACTCTTGTTTCAAAATGATGAGATCGGCCGATTCCTGAAGTCTATCGGCAATGGCCAGAAGAATCCTCATTTGTATCAAGTTGTTACCGTTCTTATGAAGCTTTTCACATCGTCCGATTCTGTTTTCTTGGGAGCGGCGTACGCGGATTCAAAAAAGAACATCAAAATAGATTGCCCGAACGCTTGCCTATACGGGACGACGGTTCCGGGATCGTTTTTCGACTCATTAGAAAAGGAGAGTTTAACGGATGGCTTCGTTTCAAGGTTGTTGATTTTCGAGGGGGACGACAACGCAGAGATCAACACGCGGCCAGTTCGCGAAGAGTTTCCGGCCGAGCTTGCAGCGGACGTAAAACGCTGGTTTGAGTTCAAGCCGGGCGGGAACTTGTCGGACATTACAGCACAGCCGAGAGTCGTTCAAACAACGCCGGACGCCGGAAAGATGTTGATGGATTTCACAGTGAGAAGCTTATCGCAAAGAGACGATGACATTGAACAAGCATTGTGGAGCCGGGCCGGGGAGAAGGCCCGCAAGCTTGCTCTTATTCACGCTTGTTCAGAGAGTTTCGATGATCCATTGATTGATACGCACGCGGCCGAGTGGGCCATTGAGTTGGTGACCTACTTAACGCAGCGTCTTCTTTCGATGGCGGTTGATTACGTGTCGGAAAATGAACATGAACGCAGTTGGAAGAAGCTGGAAAGAGTGATTCAAGACCGGGGATCAATTCGCTCATCGGAGTTGCACGCAAAGACACGATTTCTCAAGGCTTCCGAGCGTTGGGGAATGCTAAAGGAACTGGAAAGCCGGGGCGTTATTGCCATCTCGGATGAGGGCAGTTCTGGCGGAAGAAGAGCGTCAATGATTACCTGGACGGGGGATTGA